One window of the Devosia sp. 2618 genome contains the following:
- a CDS encoding sugar ABC transporter permease: MRTTGRPTGFFHDLFLRNFSSKLAVTPMVLTVLVIFIGCTAWTVTYSFTNSRLLPSLDFIGFDQYVRLFKDSRWQTSVRNIAIYGVFSLTFTMVVGFLLAVLMDQKIRFESVFRTVYLYPFALSFIVTGLVWQWIMNPAFGLQESVRNLGWAGFTFDWLTNRNMVIGALLIAGIWQGTGFVMVLLLAGLRSVDEEVWKAARVDGIPTWRTYISIIIPMMRGTFVTTFVIVGSGIVRLYDLVVALTGGGPGISSEVPTKYVFNYMFGAGNIGQGLAASTVMLLTVLIILIPWAFYEFRPRRDR, encoded by the coding sequence ATGCGGACAACTGGCCGACCCACTGGCTTCTTTCACGACCTGTTTTTGCGCAATTTCAGCTCCAAACTGGCGGTAACGCCCATGGTGCTGACGGTGCTGGTGATCTTCATCGGTTGCACCGCGTGGACAGTCACATATTCCTTCACGAATTCCCGCCTGCTGCCGTCGCTCGATTTCATCGGCTTCGATCAGTATGTCCGCCTGTTCAAGGACAGTCGCTGGCAGACTTCGGTACGCAATATCGCCATTTATGGGGTGTTCTCGCTGACCTTCACCATGGTGGTTGGCTTCCTGCTTGCCGTGCTGATGGACCAGAAAATCCGCTTCGAAAGCGTGTTCCGTACCGTCTATCTCTACCCGTTTGCGCTGTCGTTCATCGTCACCGGCCTTGTCTGGCAGTGGATCATGAACCCGGCGTTCGGTCTGCAGGAATCGGTCCGTAACCTCGGCTGGGCGGGCTTCACCTTCGACTGGTTGACCAACCGTAACATGGTGATCGGCGCGCTGCTGATCGCCGGCATCTGGCAGGGCACGGGCTTTGTCATGGTGCTGCTGCTGGCCGGTTTGCGCTCGGTGGACGAAGAAGTCTGGAAAGCCGCCCGCGTCGACGGCATTCCCACCTGGCGCACCTACATTTCCATCATCATCCCCATGATGCGCGGCACCTTCGTCACCACGTTCGTGATCGTCGGCTCCGGCATTGTCAGGCTCTACGATCTTGTGGTCGCGCTCACCGGAGGGGGGCCGGGCATATCCTCGGAAGTGCCGACCAAATACGTCTTCAACTACATGTTCGGAGCCGGCAATATTGGGCAGGGCCTTGCCGCATCCACCGTCATGCTCCTCACCGTGCTCATCATCCTCATTCCGTGGGCATTCTATGAATTTAGACCCCGGCGCGATCGTTGA
- a CDS encoding EF-hand domain-containing protein: MKSKTLLVATLVVAMVGFAYAGPSKTNINNPWNYGPVGMVDDLFDRHDADGDGFISRAEATAYFEEMAAKGR; the protein is encoded by the coding sequence ATGAAATCAAAGACATTGCTGGTGGCAACTTTGGTCGTTGCCATGGTGGGGTTCGCATACGCGGGACCGTCCAAGACCAATATCAACAACCCATGGAATTATGGGCCGGTGGGTATGGTGGACGACCTGTTTGATCGACATGACGCTGACGGCGACGGTTTTATTAGCCGCGCTGAGGCGACAGCCTACTTCGAAGAGATGGCAGCTAAAGGCCGCTAA
- a CDS encoding acyltransferase family protein has translation MQKSTYRPDIDGLRAIAVLAVLAYHLGFSFIPGGFVGVDVFFVISGYLITSIIVREMAQGEFSFLGFYARRFRRILPALLVVIPTSLGAGWVLLLPTYYSNLSESATAATFGLSNIFFWLNTDYFDQAADQLPLLHTWSLAVEEQFYIVWPIALVILAGLSRTHLTKTATIALGAVIVVSLVWSEVMVRQQSSQPFFLTHLRAWELAIGAIIALAPAVKRRWLAFVMDALGITLIGYAVFRLSAASPFPGASALWPCVGAALIVAQKDRASPIAWLLGTRLMVWVGLISYSLYLWHWPIIVFYRYYIGGDAFSTHEKIALGAASVVVAALSWKFVELPFRRPTSVNSAMTIYFGLGGMLGAAVLAGGIVWQGGLYQRFSPEVQVAARYLDYPIPGDPLGRRCFITSGIANADAFDPDCVSVLDGGYNVLVIGDSHAMHYASGLFETFPDVNFSQIYASGCRPVIGTRGSGYCVDLMGRAFEEIIPAHQFDEIVVSARWASGAGVPASLQRTIEWLRTKSQTVVIIGQNLEYSAALPELLVADAVSRRSVPDMEERRSSAVEVNAELRALSDRTGALFFDPLASVCEDGACKHQTPDGAPMLYDSNHLTTDGAAYVLRDFRAQGLFRVPA, from the coding sequence ATGCAGAAATCCACCTATCGCCCTGATATTGACGGCCTAAGGGCGATAGCCGTACTGGCGGTTCTGGCTTATCACCTCGGCTTTAGCTTTATACCTGGAGGCTTCGTTGGTGTTGACGTCTTCTTTGTCATCAGCGGCTACCTGATCACCTCCATCATCGTGCGAGAGATGGCGCAGGGGGAGTTTTCGTTTCTAGGGTTCTACGCACGCCGTTTCCGCAGAATCTTGCCTGCCCTTTTGGTGGTTATCCCAACGTCTTTGGGGGCAGGATGGGTCCTTCTGCTTCCGACGTATTACTCGAACCTATCAGAGAGTGCCACAGCTGCAACCTTCGGTCTGAGCAACATCTTTTTTTGGCTCAACACCGACTATTTTGACCAAGCGGCAGACCAGCTGCCGTTGCTCCATACGTGGTCGCTAGCGGTTGAAGAGCAATTTTACATTGTTTGGCCCATCGCCTTGGTTATCCTTGCTGGTTTGTCGCGGACACACCTGACCAAGACGGCAACAATCGCGCTGGGTGCTGTCATTGTCGTGTCTCTGGTCTGGTCCGAAGTCATGGTCCGCCAGCAATCGTCTCAGCCGTTTTTTCTTACACATCTGCGGGCATGGGAGCTGGCGATCGGGGCGATCATTGCCCTCGCGCCAGCTGTCAAACGCCGATGGTTAGCGTTCGTCATGGACGCTCTGGGCATTACCTTGATCGGCTATGCAGTTTTCCGACTGAGTGCAGCCTCGCCCTTCCCAGGAGCTTCCGCGCTCTGGCCTTGCGTCGGTGCAGCCTTGATAGTCGCCCAAAAAGACCGGGCCTCCCCGATAGCTTGGCTGTTGGGTACACGGCTGATGGTATGGGTCGGGCTGATTTCGTATTCCCTCTATCTTTGGCATTGGCCGATCATTGTTTTCTACCGATATTACATCGGGGGTGACGCGTTCAGCACGCACGAAAAGATCGCTCTCGGCGCAGCCTCGGTTGTTGTCGCGGCTCTGTCTTGGAAGTTTGTAGAGTTACCGTTTCGTCGCCCGACCAGCGTCAATAGCGCGATGACCATCTATTTCGGTTTGGGGGGAATGCTCGGAGCTGCAGTATTGGCGGGTGGGATAGTTTGGCAAGGAGGGCTATATCAGCGCTTCTCGCCGGAGGTTCAAGTTGCCGCTCGCTACCTTGACTACCCGATTCCCGGGGATCCTTTGGGGCGTCGGTGCTTCATCACCAGTGGAATTGCCAACGCGGATGCATTCGACCCTGACTGCGTTAGCGTCCTCGATGGCGGCTACAACGTCCTTGTCATTGGTGATAGCCACGCAATGCACTACGCGTCAGGCCTATTCGAGACCTTTCCCGACGTCAATTTTTCTCAAATCTATGCGTCTGGATGCCGCCCGGTCATTGGCACTCGCGGCTCAGGCTATTGCGTCGACTTGATGGGTAGAGCTTTCGAAGAGATCATACCTGCACACCAATTCGACGAGATAGTGGTCTCCGCTCGATGGGCAAGTGGCGCTGGCGTGCCGGCCTCCTTGCAAAGAACCATTGAGTGGCTTCGCACAAAATCGCAAACCGTCGTGATAATTGGCCAGAACCTTGAGTACTCAGCCGCCCTGCCAGAACTTCTAGTCGCAGACGCTGTGTCTCGTAGATCAGTACCCGATATGGAGGAGCGTAGAAGCAGTGCGGTCGAGGTAAATGCCGAACTGAGAGCCCTGAGCGACAGAACGGGGGCCCTATTCTTCGATCCTCTGGCATCGGTCTGCGAAGACGGAGCATGCAAGCATCAGACACCAGACGGAGCGCCAATGCTGTACGACAGCAATCACCTGACGACAGACGGGGCCGCCTATGTGCTCAGAGATTTCAGAGCCCAAGGCCTCTTTAGGGTGCCTGCGTAA
- a CDS encoding ABC transporter substrate-binding protein: MKKFAAAALAAALMCGTAMATDLEVTHWWVSGGEAAAVAELAKAFDAEGDHWVDGAIAGSGSTANPIIISRILGGNPMGATQMNTGRDAEELIQAGLMQDLSEVATAEHWADVIRPASVFAPCQVDGKVYCVPVNIHSNNWLWLNRHVFLDNGLEVPTTWDQFVDSFPALKDKGIIPLSMGPAWTVTHAWNQIFVDIAGPEVQQEIYRDKSVDAVRSDDFKAALQAFADVRDSFDPATQTGLWNEATNLVITGQAAGNIMGDWAQGEFAVAGKVAGEDYDCLPGLGVRELVDTGGDSFYFPKNEDPEITAAQLRLAKLLLSPDVQVAFNLKKGSTPVRGDVDTSTANACMQKALKLFADPTKVLPASESQLTSDTQQQIEDLISEFFSDHSITVDDAQNRFADIIASAQ, translated from the coding sequence ATGAAGAAATTTGCAGCGGCCGCACTCGCGGCTGCTTTGATGTGCGGCACTGCCATGGCAACGGACCTCGAAGTCACCCACTGGTGGGTGTCGGGCGGCGAAGCTGCTGCCGTCGCCGAACTGGCCAAGGCGTTCGACGCCGAGGGTGACCACTGGGTCGACGGCGCCATCGCCGGTTCCGGCTCGACGGCGAACCCGATCATCATCAGCCGCATCCTTGGTGGTAACCCGATGGGCGCCACCCAGATGAACACCGGCCGCGATGCCGAAGAACTCATCCAGGCCGGCCTGATGCAGGATTTGAGCGAAGTCGCAACCGCCGAGCACTGGGCTGACGTGATCCGTCCGGCGTCCGTGTTCGCGCCGTGCCAGGTCGATGGCAAGGTCTATTGCGTCCCGGTCAACATCCACTCCAACAACTGGCTGTGGCTGAACCGTCACGTCTTCCTCGACAACGGCCTTGAAGTCCCCACCACCTGGGACCAGTTCGTCGACAGCTTCCCAGCGCTCAAGGACAAGGGCATCATCCCGCTGTCAATGGGTCCAGCCTGGACCGTCACCCACGCCTGGAACCAGATTTTCGTCGATATCGCCGGTCCTGAAGTCCAGCAGGAAATCTACCGCGACAAGAGCGTCGATGCTGTCCGCAGCGACGACTTCAAGGCGGCCCTGCAGGCTTTCGCCGACGTCCGTGACAGCTTTGATCCAGCGACCCAGACGGGCCTGTGGAACGAAGCCACCAACCTCGTGATCACTGGCCAGGCTGCCGGCAACATCATGGGCGACTGGGCACAGGGCGAATTCGCCGTGGCCGGCAAAGTTGCAGGCGAAGACTATGACTGCCTGCCAGGTCTGGGTGTGCGCGAACTGGTCGATACCGGTGGCGACAGCTTCTACTTCCCCAAGAACGAAGATCCTGAGATCACCGCTGCCCAGCTTCGTCTGGCCAAGCTGCTGCTCTCGCCAGATGTGCAGGTTGCGTTCAACCTCAAGAAGGGTTCGACCCCGGTTCGTGGCGACGTCGATACCAGCACGGCCAATGCCTGCATGCAGAAGGCTCTCAAGCTTTTCGCAGACCCAACCAAGGTTCTGCCCGCTTCTGAATCGCAGCTCACCAGCGATACCCAGCAGCAGATTGAAGATCTGATCAGCGAGTTCTTCTCGGATCACTCGATCACCGTTGACGACGCCCAGAACCGCTTCGCCGACATCATCGCTTCGGCTCAGTAA
- a CDS encoding phage tail tip lysozyme, which translates to MAKLNAEQTFRAKAPAIMAKLRSDFPIGVEDAAAILGNLGHESAGLTILQEIKPTVAGSRGGFVWAQWTSPRRRAYEAYCKRTGKDPASDDANYAYLFIELKGIEGSEKAAIGKTVAAKGLDAKVEAFELAFLRAGVKHYPSRNQ; encoded by the coding sequence ATGGCCAAACTCAACGCGGAGCAAACGTTCCGCGCGAAGGCTCCTGCCATCATGGCAAAGCTTCGCAGTGACTTCCCGATAGGCGTTGAGGACGCTGCGGCGATTCTTGGCAACCTCGGGCACGAAAGCGCCGGCCTCACCATCCTGCAGGAAATCAAGCCGACCGTGGCGGGCTCTCGTGGCGGGTTTGTGTGGGCTCAATGGACCAGCCCGCGCCGCCGCGCCTACGAGGCGTATTGCAAGCGCACCGGCAAAGACCCAGCCAGCGATGACGCGAACTACGCCTATCTGTTCATCGAACTCAAAGGCATCGAGGGCAGCGAGAAAGCCGCCATCGGCAAGACCGTGGCTGCCAAAGGGCTCGACGCCAAGGTCGAGGCCTTCGAGCTCGCATTTCTGCGAGCAGGGGTGAAGCATTACCCGAGCCGCAATCAGTGA
- a CDS encoding carbohydrate ABC transporter permease produces MTTEITTTELKGPSGPKPKKLLTPQRILIYVILTMFAIYFLLPLYVMLMTSFKEMPEIRLGQIFSPPTQGWTLEPWFKAWNSACTGLYCEGLKVGFWNSVKITVPSTIVSVFISALNGYALVNWRFKGSEVFFAILIFGSFIPYQVMLYPLVILLSQAKIFATLQGVIVIHTIFGMPILTLLFRNYFASLPQELFKAARVDGAGFWRIFFQIMVPMSLPIFVVAVILQVTGIWNDFLFGIVFAGTSNYPMTVQLNNIINSMQGVKEYNVNMAATILTGLVPLTIYFISGKWFVRGIAAGAVKG; encoded by the coding sequence ATGACCACTGAAATCACCACCACCGAGCTCAAGGGCCCATCCGGTCCCAAGCCCAAAAAACTCCTGACCCCGCAGCGGATCTTGATCTACGTGATCCTGACCATGTTCGCGATTTACTTCCTGCTGCCGCTCTACGTCATGCTGATGACGTCGTTCAAGGAAATGCCGGAAATCCGTCTGGGCCAGATCTTCTCGCCACCGACGCAGGGCTGGACGCTTGAACCCTGGTTCAAGGCCTGGAACAGCGCCTGTACCGGCCTTTATTGCGAAGGCCTCAAGGTCGGGTTCTGGAACTCGGTCAAGATCACCGTCCCGAGCACCATCGTTTCGGTCTTTATCTCCGCGCTAAATGGCTACGCTCTGGTCAACTGGCGCTTCAAGGGCTCCGAAGTGTTCTTCGCGATCCTGATCTTTGGCTCGTTCATCCCCTATCAGGTGATGCTCTATCCCCTGGTGATCCTGCTGTCGCAGGCCAAGATCTTCGCCACGCTGCAGGGCGTGATCGTGATCCACACCATCTTCGGCATGCCGATCCTGACGTTGCTGTTCCGCAATTACTTCGCGTCGCTGCCGCAGGAATTGTTCAAGGCGGCACGTGTCGACGGGGCAGGGTTCTGGCGGATTTTCTTCCAGATCATGGTGCCGATGTCGCTGCCAATCTTTGTGGTCGCGGTCATCCTGCAGGTGACGGGCATCTGGAACGACTTCCTGTTCGGCATCGTCTTTGCCGGCACGTCGAACTACCCGATGACCGTGCAGCTCAACAACATCATCAACTCGATGCAGGGCGTGAAGGAATACAACGTCAACATGGCCGCCACCATTCTCACTGGCCTGGTCCCCCTGACGATCTACTTCATCTCCGGCAAATGGTTCGTCCGCGGTATCGCCGCCGGCGCCGTGAAGGGCTAA
- a CDS encoding sugar phosphate isomerase/epimerase, whose amino-acid sequence MTELSFQLYSARNTPSLEDFLAKLAALGYRQVEGYGGLYADAPTLAATLKKHGLAMPTGHFGLDQIQDVATTLKTAETLDIKRIYCPYITPEQRSADDSKWLELADILAKAGAAYAKEGYGFGWHNHDFEFVPTTSGRLPIDIILEGAPHIEWEADIAWIVRGKSDPIAWFDKYGDRISAVHVKDIAPVGEALDEDGWADIGHGTLNWDELIKTVQAKTKAQYFVAEHDKPSDEQRFAARSIATASKWK is encoded by the coding sequence ATGACCGAATTGTCATTCCAGCTCTACAGCGCCCGCAACACCCCATCGCTTGAGGACTTTCTCGCCAAACTGGCAGCCCTTGGCTACAGGCAGGTCGAGGGTTACGGCGGGCTTTATGCCGACGCGCCGACGCTTGCCGCCACTCTGAAAAAGCACGGTCTGGCCATGCCCACTGGCCATTTTGGCCTCGACCAAATTCAGGACGTCGCCACCACGCTCAAGACCGCCGAAACCCTCGATATCAAGCGCATCTATTGCCCCTATATTACGCCCGAACAGCGCAGCGCCGACGACTCCAAGTGGCTCGAACTGGCCGATATTCTCGCCAAGGCAGGCGCGGCTTACGCCAAGGAAGGCTATGGCTTCGGCTGGCACAACCATGACTTCGAGTTCGTGCCCACCACATCCGGCCGTCTGCCCATCGACATCATCCTTGAGGGTGCGCCGCACATCGAATGGGAAGCCGACATTGCCTGGATCGTACGCGGCAAGTCCGACCCGATCGCCTGGTTTGACAAATACGGCGATCGCATCAGCGCCGTCCACGTCAAGGACATCGCTCCCGTCGGCGAAGCGCTCGATGAAGATGGTTGGGCCGATATCGGCCACGGCACGCTCAACTGGGATGAGCTGATCAAAACCGTTCAGGCCAAGACCAAGGCGCAGTACTTCGTCGCCGAACACGACAAGCCGTCGGA
- a CDS encoding terminase small subunit yields MAVLKNAKHERFAQGLAKGMTADEAYVEAGYKPHRGNASTLRANQNILDRLAELQNRAAERAVVTVASITDRLLNIATKPEKSSDAPMLSVARAALMDAAKLNGLVVEKNLSAQTSVEDLLDQLDGKAG; encoded by the coding sequence ATGGCCGTGCTCAAGAACGCAAAGCACGAGCGCTTCGCCCAAGGGCTGGCAAAAGGCATGACGGCAGACGAGGCTTACGTCGAAGCGGGCTACAAGCCGCATCGCGGCAACGCCTCAACCCTTAGAGCAAATCAGAACATTTTAGACCGGCTCGCAGAATTGCAGAACAGAGCCGCCGAACGCGCCGTTGTGACCGTCGCATCCATAACGGACCGGCTGCTGAACATCGCGACCAAGCCGGAGAAATCTTCCGACGCCCCGATGCTTTCCGTCGCTCGCGCTGCGCTGATGGACGCCGCAAAGCTCAATGGCCTTGTGGTCGAGAAGAACCTGAGCGCGCAAACCTCTGTGGAGGACTTGCTTGACCAACTCGACGGCAAGGCTGGTTAA
- a CDS encoding ABC transporter ATP-binding protein: MTNSVEIKDLSVAFGAVRVLEKMNIDIKQGEFVVLLGPSGCGKSTLLNCIAGLLEVTEGQIFINGKNVTWAEPKDRGIGMVFQSYALYPQMTVERNLSFGLRVSGMKKDEIERRVARAAEILQIEPLLNRKPAALSGGQRQRVAIGRALVRDVDVFLFDEPLSNLDAKLRSDLRVEIKRLHQRLKNTMIYVTHDQIEALTLADRIAVMKNGVIQQLADPHTIYNKPVNLYVAGFIGSPSMNMLQGALEGSTFTADDGTVVPVGSYEFSTPASGATKAVLGVRPEHIVLGAEAAKMPYSAEVEIEIVEPMGSDTLAWTKIAGHPVTFRAASDVPLHPGQKLVIGFDPGRGSIFSSETTNRL, from the coding sequence ATGACTAACAGTGTAGAAATCAAGGACTTGTCCGTCGCATTCGGGGCCGTTCGCGTCCTCGAAAAGATGAACATCGACATCAAGCAGGGCGAGTTTGTCGTGCTGCTTGGGCCGTCGGGTTGCGGCAAGTCCACCTTGCTGAACTGCATCGCTGGCCTGCTCGAAGTCACCGAAGGTCAGATCTTCATCAACGGCAAGAACGTCACCTGGGCCGAGCCCAAGGATCGTGGCATCGGCATGGTGTTCCAGTCCTATGCGCTCTATCCGCAGATGACGGTGGAGCGAAACCTCAGCTTCGGGCTGCGCGTCTCGGGCATGAAAAAGGACGAGATCGAGCGTCGCGTCGCCCGTGCCGCCGAAATCCTCCAGATCGAGCCGCTGCTCAACCGCAAGCCGGCGGCCCTGTCGGGCGGCCAGCGTCAGCGCGTGGCCATCGGCCGGGCGCTGGTCCGCGATGTGGACGTCTTCCTGTTCGACGAGCCACTCTCCAATCTCGACGCCAAGCTCCGTTCGGACCTGCGCGTCGAGATCAAGCGGCTGCACCAGCGGCTCAAGAACACCATGATCTACGTCACCCACGACCAGATCGAGGCGCTCACCTTGGCCGACCGCATTGCCGTGATGAAAAACGGCGTCATCCAGCAGCTGGCCGATCCGCACACGATCTACAACAAGCCGGTCAATCTCTACGTCGCCGGCTTTATCGGCTCGCCCTCGATGAACATGCTGCAAGGCGCGCTGGAGGGCTCCACCTTCACGGCCGACGACGGCACCGTCGTCCCCGTCGGCAGCTACGAGTTCAGCACACCCGCCAGTGGCGCGACCAAGGCGGTACTCGGCGTTCGTCCCGAACACATCGTACTGGGCGCCGAAGCAGCGAAAATGCCGTACTCGGCCGAGGTGGAAATCGAGATCGTCGAGCCGATGGGTTCGGACACCTTGGCCTGGACCAAGATCGCCGGCCACCCCGTCACCTTCCGCGCCGCCAGCGATGTTCCGCTGCATCCCGGCCAGAAGCTGGTGATCGGTTTTGACCCCGGTCGCGGCTCGATTTTCAGCTCGGAAACCACCAACCGCCTCTGA
- a CDS encoding LacI family DNA-binding transcriptional regulator — translation MEPVRKAPTIQDVARAAAVSTATVSRALSAPDRVSESTRARISAAVLATGYTPNQSARSLRQRTSRTILVALPDLRNPFFAAVLDAIEREATGRGYGMLVANRFPGIEPARRMRDYFSSNRIDGLLLLDGTVDLQQLIALAGDPQPVPLIVVCEEIPAAPFHTVKTDNAKAAARATRYLIELGHRRIGHIRGPDDNILTGERQRGFEAAMSAAGLEIRKEWLFQGAFDMETGHAVAHEFAALKERPTALFVANDASAIGFLAGLREHGLDCPRDVSIIGFDDQAIATHSWPPLTTMRQPRAELGRIATAALIDVIEGKQDALPRSPVVLQSELIIRASTAPLPR, via the coding sequence ATGGAACCAGTCAGAAAAGCGCCGACGATACAAGATGTTGCTCGCGCTGCAGCGGTTTCCACAGCCACTGTCAGTCGCGCCCTATCGGCCCCTGACCGGGTGAGCGAGAGCACCCGCGCGCGCATTTCGGCAGCGGTTCTGGCGACCGGCTACACACCAAATCAGTCGGCTAGGTCGCTGCGCCAGCGCACTTCGCGCACCATTCTTGTCGCCCTGCCTGACCTGCGCAATCCGTTTTTTGCCGCTGTGCTGGACGCCATCGAGCGTGAAGCAACAGGGCGCGGTTATGGCATGCTGGTGGCCAATCGGTTCCCCGGCATCGAGCCGGCTCGGCGCATGCGCGACTATTTTTCATCCAACCGTATCGACGGGCTGCTGTTGCTCGACGGCACCGTCGATCTGCAGCAGCTCATTGCATTGGCCGGCGATCCACAGCCGGTGCCGTTGATCGTGGTGTGCGAGGAAATTCCGGCGGCGCCGTTCCATACCGTCAAGACCGACAATGCCAAGGCTGCCGCAAGGGCGACCCGCTATCTCATTGAGCTTGGACACCGCCGCATCGGCCATATCAGGGGGCCCGACGACAATATTCTCACAGGAGAACGTCAACGCGGCTTTGAGGCTGCCATGAGTGCCGCAGGGCTCGAAATTCGCAAAGAATGGCTGTTCCAGGGTGCGTTCGATATGGAGACCGGGCACGCCGTCGCGCATGAATTTGCCGCGCTCAAGGAGCGTCCCACCGCGCTGTTCGTGGCCAACGACGCCAGTGCCATTGGCTTTCTCGCCGGGCTGCGCGAGCACGGGCTCGATTGTCCCCGGGATGTCTCGATCATCGGCTTTGACGATCAGGCCATCGCCACCCATAGCTGGCCGCCCCTTACCACGATGCGCCAGCCGCGCGCCGAGCTGGGCCGCATTGCGACTGCCGCACTCATCGATGTCATTGAGGGCAAACAGGATGCGCTGCCCAGGAGCCCGGTCGTGCTGCAATCCGAACTCATCATCCGCGCCAGCACCGCCCCCCTACCCCGTTAA
- a CDS encoding portal protein produces the protein MRLNPTSINVLPVDDAGDIEKAEIYEGLIRQIEYASNTTQAYAHAFECSAGIGIGHFRINTQYAQDSVSDQEITIERIINPLAVVWDSAAVMIDRSDALHCFVTELMPRRVFKKKYPKAGEDDFPHFDQGSALFWRSDDSIRVAEFWHKEPYERTLALMLDGSTVDITDVRKADRKFLPIQQERTFTDYRLKQYMLSGSEILSGPNDWAGKHIPIVPAIGTEIPLDESIVRHGLVRWLKDPQRMYNYYLFSQAELIGQQPRSPFILTTGQVKGYEAEWNTANTNPRPWLPYNADPAAPGAPQRLDPPQASPALWQEVQLATDDMKATTGIHDASLGARSNETSGRAIMAQQREGDVGSYHYFDNFKAAIKRAGVILVDLIPAIYDAPRTVRIIG, from the coding sequence ATGCGCCTCAACCCCACGTCGATAAACGTGCTGCCAGTGGATGACGCGGGCGACATCGAGAAGGCGGAAATCTACGAAGGCCTCATCCGGCAGATCGAATACGCTTCGAACACCACGCAGGCTTATGCCCATGCCTTTGAGTGTTCGGCCGGCATTGGTATCGGGCATTTCCGCATTAACACACAGTACGCGCAGGACAGCGTTTCCGATCAGGAAATCACTATCGAGCGCATCATCAACCCGCTCGCCGTGGTCTGGGATAGCGCGGCGGTGATGATTGATCGTTCCGACGCACTTCATTGCTTTGTCACGGAGCTAATGCCGCGCCGGGTGTTCAAGAAGAAATACCCAAAGGCCGGCGAAGACGACTTTCCGCACTTCGATCAGGGCTCGGCGCTGTTCTGGCGCTCCGACGACAGCATTCGTGTTGCCGAGTTCTGGCACAAAGAGCCATACGAGCGCACCCTCGCGCTGATGCTGGACGGCTCGACCGTCGACATCACCGATGTGCGGAAGGCTGATCGCAAGTTCCTGCCGATCCAACAGGAGCGCACGTTCACCGATTACCGCCTCAAGCAGTACATGCTTTCGGGCTCGGAGATCTTGTCTGGGCCGAACGACTGGGCCGGGAAGCATATCCCCATCGTGCCCGCTATCGGGACTGAAATCCCGCTGGACGAAAGTATCGTGCGGCACGGGCTCGTGCGCTGGCTCAAAGACCCGCAGCGGATGTATAACTACTACCTCTTCAGCCAAGCCGAACTGATCGGCCAGCAGCCGCGCTCGCCATTCATTCTGACTACTGGCCAAGTGAAGGGCTATGAAGCGGAATGGAATACGGCCAACACCAACCCCCGGCCGTGGCTCCCTTACAACGCTGATCCAGCGGCGCCGGGTGCCCCACAGCGCCTTGACCCGCCACAGGCTAGCCCTGCGCTCTGGCAAGAGGTCCAACTCGCCACCGACGACATGAAGGCCACCACCGGCATTCACGACGCTTCCCTCGGCGCCAGATCAAACGAAACCAGCGGACGCGCGATCATGGCGCAGCAGCGCGAAGGCGATGTCGGCTCGTATCACTACTTCGACAACTTCAAGGCCGCCATCAAGCGGGCAGGGGTCATTCTCGTTGACCTGATCCCTGCCATCTATGACGCGCCGCGCACCGTGCGCATCATCGGCTAG